The genomic window CGGGGAGTCGGCGGGTCTCCAGCCGAGCATGAAAATGATCCAGGGCCTGACAATCAAAGCCCCAGTGGCCCAGCGCGCTCGGTGCGTTCGACAAGACTTCATGAGCGCGCTCGCGAGCACTTTCGGCATGAAGGCCAAAGCGGGCAACCTGTCCCATGTCGTAGATTCGCGTTTGCTCCGTCGCCCGTCCCAGCAAGCTCTCATCAAGAATCAATGCAAGCCACAGCAGAAAATATCCGTGATAGTCGATGCGATATGGAGTCATTTCGAGTGGCTTGAGTTCGAGGCGCAGGTTTTCCTTTGGATGAATAGAAATAGCCGGGGCAATGGTGCTGCGGTGATAGGTGCGCACAGATTTTCCGACCTTACCGCGCATCCGCCAAAGGTCACCGCGATATAACGGCGAGGCAACGGTGAGGGCGGTGAGGGCAGGGGCGTAATAATTCACCTTGCCATGTAGCTCGTGCAGGTCCAATCGTTCCGCCACGTCGGAGGGCACGCTGACATTGATATCCGGCCCGTACGTGGTCATTGCCTCCATGGCCCACTGCCAATGATCGTATCGCCGCTTGTTCTGCGGCCCTTCAAAATGGTCCTCAATCGGATGGAAGGAGAGGATTGCCGCACGGTATCCATGCTCGGACAGTGACCGCTGCATCCGGCCGTGAAGCGTAACGAATCCGTCGATGCACTCTTCGATTGAATTGCACACCGGAGTACGAATCTCGAGCCCCTTCGGCAACAATGCCGTGGGCACCAAATTCGGCCCGGGAAGCTGATAGCCCTCGACAACGAATGGCATTCTCTTGCGGTGAAGGGGGATGAGATCAAGTCCATTTTGATCAAAGTCTCGGACTTCAATTGTCTCCAGAATTGCATTGAGTTCTTCAAACCGAAGTTCGGGATGCCATAGCGGACGGCATGATGCATCCACCAGAAGGAACTCCGTTTCCAAGCCAAAGTGAAAACCTGAACGGTGGCGGGTCATTTGCTCTTGGCTCTGAAGCCATCACAAACCATCGATGCCGGAGCCACTCCTGCGGAGACTGCTGTTCGATAACGGTCGTTACAGGCCGGCCTTCCGCATGCCGCGATCAACTCGTTGTGAAGGGTGAGGGCCCTTTCGGAATGCACGCACCTGCATGAGGGAATTTTCGGCACTACCCGGTCATTCGATTAGGCCTTCGGAATTACATGACCTGGATTACGAGGACGAGGAACCGCCATCGGAACGGCGCATTGGAGTTTTGGCAGAGTGGGAGAGGTACGATGGGAGCAAGTTCAATGTGGTGCTCTCGTTTCCGCCTGGCTGCGCTAATTGCAGCCGTTGCGGTGGTCGGCCTCGTCGCGGCGACCTTTGACGTAAGGGGTGCCACGGATGACTTGTTGGCCCAAGCGCAGCAAGTCTTCCAGCCACTGCCCAAGGATATGGCGACACCGGAGTTCCCGATCGCGCCCGAGCGTGTTGAACTCGGTCGCACGTTGTTTTTTGATCCCCGCGTCTCAGTGGACGGCACCACGAGCTGCGCTCGCTGTCATCAGCCTTCCCTTTACGGAACGGATGGCTTGGCTAAACCGCACGGCGCACACGACAAGATCAATCCACGCAACGCGCCGACCATTCTCAATGCCGCCCTGCAGTTCAATGCACATTGGCGCGGCGACAGGAAGAACGTCGAGGATCAAGCGACACAGGCGTTGGTCGGCCCGACAAGCTTTGGCAACCTCGACTATGCGTCCGCAATGAACAGAATTAAGGGTATTCCCGGTTATCTGGGGATGTTCGAAAGGGCATTTCCGGGAGAAACAGATTCTGTAACGCCGGACAATTGGGGCAAGGCAATCGGCAGCTACGAGCGCGCGCTGGTCACGCCGTCTCGCTTCGACCAATATCTTTCTGGGGATGCTCGGGCCCTTTCAGCTACAGAACAGCGCGGCTTGAGAACCTTCCTCGAGACCGGCTGTACAGCCTGCCACAATGGCCCTGGTGTCGGAGGAGGCAGCTTCCAGAAATTCGGAATTGTCGAAGATTACTGGAATGAGACGAAGAGCGCCGAGATCGACAAGGGCCGCTTCGATGTGACCCATGACGAAGCCGACATGTACGTCTTCAAAGTGCCTGTTCTGCGCAACGTGGCCGTGACGCCGCCTTACTTCCACGACGGATCGGTCAACGCGCTACCTGAAGCGGTGCGGATTATGGCGAAGGTACAGTTGGGCAAGGATCTTGCGGAGCAAGATGTCGCGGACATCGTAGCTTTCCTGGGAAGTCTAACCGGAGAGTTGCCGGATCATTTTCGCAACGCCCCAGTGCTGCCCCCCAACGCCTTCGAAGCTGCAGGGGATCAAGCAACTGGGGAGGGCCGGTGAACGTCAGCCAGACCGCGGACCAACGGTGGATTGAGCAGGTAATTGGCGGAGCTCTCACCAGCTGACGTCGCCGTCTCACGATCACTTCTCTTCAAACTGGAACCCGGCGAGAACCAGGGTGCGCCCATGCTGCGGCCTGATCAACGCCGGCCCGCGGTCTTTCGGTACGAGCCTCAATGCTGCTTGCGATAGTCCGATCTTTCCATTCACTGGCGCGAGGGCTGCTTAGCAGGCGGGCCGCTCTTATTGCCCGGCAGTCCCTTAATGTTCGACGGGTCCTGCATCCGAACCGTCGGGTTCTCCTGGTTCGTCGTCGAGCTAGAACCAACGGTGTCTCCAGGCTTGACGGCAGGACCGCTCTTGTTTCCCGGTTGACCCGGTATTCCTGCGCCGGAGCTCTGTGCGCTCGGAGCACCGGAGACGTCGGGTTTGGTCGTCTGCGCCAACACCGCTGAAGACAGAACCGTCAGCAGAAGGGCGACGGCACTTATAAGCAACTTCATGGCGCTTACCTCCTTACGAAAGGATTGTGTCAGTGCGAACGTGCGCCTGCTCAGCGCGTTCCGACCCCGGGTGAATTTAAAGAGCCGCGCATCCGCGAGTGACGCCAGCGCCTCGGCTCGGCAGAATGGGAGTATTGTCCTAATCGAACGGACAGTGCACTGATATTGTTGTAAGTTCCTTCGAGTTTCAGCTTCGGAACTGACGTTTGGAGGAGATTATCGCGCCTATATCCTGGGGGCGGACGGCCACATTCAGCTTCGCGTCGAACTCCATTGCGCCGACGAAAAAACGGCAAGTGAACGAGCCAAGCAGCTCGCTGATGATCATGACGTCGAGCTTTGGGAAGGCGCACGCCTGATCCGCACGCGCATCCAACGAATGCACATTGGCGTCATCCGGGCGGCCGCCTGGCGTCCCGTCCGTCCGGATGCGATAGGGCGCGGCGCCCGTTGTCCGGTCGGGCGGGCCACGCCCTATCCAGATTCGCCCTTCACCTAGTCGTGAGTTGGGTCCGCTGTCTGCGCGGGTCTACATCAAGGGTGGGTTGATCGAGACGGTCTCTCGCACCACGAGCGCTACAGGAGCAGGCCGACAGTGCCAGTGCCCGACGGGGCCAGCGCCGACAGTGCCAGCGTCCTTGCGGCCAGAGAAAGCGAGCATCAACCTCCGCGCCCCACGCGGCGCAAGCGCTTGCGTCCGCGGCTCGGGCGCGGTTGGTTGATAGGCCGTTTTCGTCTGATGATCCTATAACCCTTCGCGAGCCTCTTGCGCGGTGGTGCGACGCGATGGCGCTTGAGCCGCGTGCACCATGCCAATGTGAGCTTATCATGAGCGAAAGCATCTCATCGGTATTGCTCGATGCGCACCGCGCAAGAAGGCAAGGTCTCAATGCCATCGCGCAGCGACAACGCGCTCGGCTTGGCGAGGCCGTCGCCTTCGCTCGCGCCAACTCGCCCTATTATCGCGAGCTCTATCAGGGTCTACCGGAGCGGATTGAGAGTTCGTCCGTGCTGCCGGTGGCTCATAAGCAAGAGCTGATGCGTCATTTTGACGACTGGGTCACCGATCGCGAGGTTAGTTTCGCGGCAGTGCGAGCGTTCGTCGATAACCCTGAGCTGATCGGGCAACGCCTCCTTGGCAAATATTCAGTGGCAACCACCTCGGGCACCACCGGGACACCTGGAATATTCCTGTTGGACGAGCACAATTGGACGGTCACACTCGCTTTTTCGCTGCGCATGATGATCGGCGCGCTTAGCGCCAGCGACATGTTTCGTCTCCTCGTCTGCGGCGGCCGCGCGGCGTCGGTGCTTGCGATGGGGGGCCATTACATCGGCGCAACCAGCTTTGCTGCAATCCACACAAAATCGTCGGCCCAACGATTCCGGGCGCTCCCGGCACAGGCGCCGTTGCAGAATCTGGTCGCCGAACTCAATCGGTTCTGCCCGGCTCTGCTCATCGGATACGCCAGCGTCATGGCACTCTTGGCCGCCGAGCAGGATGCCGGTCGCCTACATATTCGGCCGGCGCTGGTTCTTCCGACTTCGGAAGGGCTTTCGCCGGACGGATACGACCGGATCGCAAGGGCATTCCACGCCAAGGTCCGGACTATTTACGTCGCGACGGAATGCCTGTTCATGGCGATCGGCTGTGAATACGGTTGGCATCACGTCAACAGCGATTGGGCGATCCTCGAACCCGTCGATGCGAGCTATCGGCCGGTGCCGCCCGGTGAGGAGTCGCATACGGTCCTCGTGAGCAACCTCGCCAATCGCGTGCAGCCGATCCTCCGCTACGATCTGGGCGACCGCATCCTGCAACGACCTGATCCCTGTCCTTGCGGCAACCCGCTTCCGGCGATCCGCGTGCGGGGCCGTGCTGCCGACATCCTCACGTTTCCAACCGAATGCGGCGAGAAAGTCGCAGTGCCATCGCTCGCGCTTGAGATAGATCATGTACCTGGCGTGGAGTTGCTTCAGATCGTGCAGACTGCGCCAACACAATTGCGCGTTCGGCTCCATCCCGCAGCCGACGCGGACCCAAACCGGGTTTGGCGGGCGGTGCATTCCGAATTGACCAAGCTATTGAACGAGCATGGGCTTGGTCAGGTGTCTGTTGAGTTGGCCCCCGAACCACCAGTCGCATCTTCCGCCGGAAAATACCGCACCGTCATCCCACTGGTTCTGAGCGCTTGAAAATCTTGAGAGCTTCGGGCGGATCGCGCTGCTGCTGCCCTACACCCGCATGTTTGCATTGAACGCGAAGCAACGAGCTGCCCGCTGTAGGTGAACGGTTGGCGATGGCCTTGTCAGCGCAGGCCGGCGTGAATCGGGAATTACGGTGCGCTGGCACCCGGCTTGAAAAGCACCTATAGGCCCCGAACTGCACCTAATCTTTTGCCCATCTCGGCAAGACAGCTTCGCGCGTTCAAGCGAACGAGCTCGCCGCCAATGGCGCCGACTTCAAGCCACATCTTGATTTCGGTTCGGGCCGTAGTCTTCCGGTTTTGACACAAATTAACCTGGTGTGGTGAAAGCTAGATACACTTCTCTTGGTTGCGAAGACGAGTCTGCGATTGCGATGAAGCTGACTTCGGCTGGCAGCAATGCTGCCGGAATGTTCAGTGCCTCACACACGCAGACTTCATGACAATGCTGGGCGGGCCGCGTCGATTGGCCTGCCTTTGCTGAGGCAGGCGCAGCGACCAAAGCCCATTGGAGATCCAGTCGTGGTCCGCTTGCATGTCGAACGCTTCATTCGTAGCCGAACTGTCCGACGATCCCTGGCGCTCGGCATCATCGCTCTGAGCGGATGGGCCCTGTTGCCGTATGTGACCTACAGAATCGCTCCCTCCGCCTTCGTCAACGCCGAGCTCATGCGCGTGACTGCACCGATCGCGGGTCAGCTCGCGCCTGATCTTCCACGCAAAGGTGAATATTTCCAGCGCAACCGGGTCGTGTCGCTGGTCGAGGCGCGTTCGCCGGATCGCCGGCACCTCATGGACCTCGATCAGCAGCTTGCCGTGTCCAGCAAGCGCGCAGAGCTCGCACGTCGGCAACTTGAGGAAATCGCCGAGCTCGATCGCA from Bradyrhizobium zhanjiangense includes these protein-coding regions:
- a CDS encoding glutamate-cysteine ligase family protein, which gives rise to MTRHRSGFHFGLETEFLLVDASCRPLWHPELRFEELNAILETIEVRDFDQNGLDLIPLHRKRMPFVVEGYQLPGPNLVPTALLPKGLEIRTPVCNSIEECIDGFVTLHGRMQRSLSEHGYRAAILSFHPIEDHFEGPQNKRRYDHWQWAMEAMTTYGPDINVSVPSDVAERLDLHELHGKVNYYAPALTALTVASPLYRGDLWRMRGKVGKSVRTYHRSTIAPAISIHPKENLRLELKPLEMTPYRIDYHGYFLLWLALILDESLLGRATEQTRIYDMGQVARFGLHAESARERAHEVLSNAPSALGHWGFDCQALDHFHARLETRRLPADDIIDLFECEQSIPNVLRHLIDLR
- a CDS encoding cytochrome-c peroxidase; translation: MGASSMWCSRFRLAALIAAVAVVGLVAATFDVRGATDDLLAQAQQVFQPLPKDMATPEFPIAPERVELGRTLFFDPRVSVDGTTSCARCHQPSLYGTDGLAKPHGAHDKINPRNAPTILNAALQFNAHWRGDRKNVEDQATQALVGPTSFGNLDYASAMNRIKGIPGYLGMFERAFPGETDSVTPDNWGKAIGSYERALVTPSRFDQYLSGDARALSATEQRGLRTFLETGCTACHNGPGVGGGSFQKFGIVEDYWNETKSAEIDKGRFDVTHDEADMYVFKVPVLRNVAVTPPYFHDGSVNALPEAVRIMAKVQLGKDLAEQDVADIVAFLGSLTGELPDHFRNAPVLPPNAFEAAGDQATGEGR
- a CDS encoding phenylacetate--CoA ligase family protein, encoding MSESISSVLLDAHRARRQGLNAIAQRQRARLGEAVAFARANSPYYRELYQGLPERIESSSVLPVAHKQELMRHFDDWVTDREVSFAAVRAFVDNPELIGQRLLGKYSVATTSGTTGTPGIFLLDEHNWTVTLAFSLRMMIGALSASDMFRLLVCGGRAASVLAMGGHYIGATSFAAIHTKSSAQRFRALPAQAPLQNLVAELNRFCPALLIGYASVMALLAAEQDAGRLHIRPALVLPTSEGLSPDGYDRIARAFHAKVRTIYVATECLFMAIGCEYGWHHVNSDWAILEPVDASYRPVPPGEESHTVLVSNLANRVQPILRYDLGDRILQRPDPCPCGNPLPAIRVRGRAADILTFPTECGEKVAVPSLALEIDHVPGVELLQIVQTAPTQLRVRLHPAADADPNRVWRAVHSELTKLLNEHGLGQVSVELAPEPPVASSAGKYRTVIPLVLSA